The following is a genomic window from Nitrospira sp..
ACGTCGAGATAATTGGCCAGCCCGCCTTTGTAGCGCAGGTCCGCCAGCTTCAGCGCCGATTGCAGCGCCGCGACTTGCTGCATCTGCGCCTCGCTCTGCACCCGCGCGGTGCGCACCGCGACCAGCGAGTCTTCCACTTCCCGGAACGCCGTCAGCACGGTCTTCTCATACTGTGCCAGCGCTTGCCTGGCTTGCGCCTCAATCGCTTCCTGCTGAAACCCAAGCACCGACGCATTCAACAGCGGCGCGGCTAATCCCATCCCTCCGACACCGAAGGACGCGGGATCCTCAAACAGCTTCGAGAGCTGCGGGCTGGCCGCGCCGAGCAATCCCGTGAGCGTGAACTTGGGAAACCGCTCCGCCTTGGCCGCGCCGATGCGCGCCGTAGCCGCCGCCAATTGCTGTTCCGCGTCAAGCAGGTCCGGCCGTCGTTGCAACAGCTCCGAAGGAAGCCCGGCGGGAACCGACGGCGGCACCATCTGATCGTTCAGCAACCGGCCGCGTGGAATGGCGAACGGTTTCCGGCCGAGCAGCACACTCAGCTGGTTTTCCGCCTGCACCATCTGCCGTTCGAGTTCCGCCGCCCGCGCCGCCGCGTTGGCCCGCTCCGCGTCGAATTGATCGGTGTCCAAGCGAGAGGTCATGCCCTGCTTGAGTCGGGCCTGGGCGATCCGCACCGACTCTTCCCATGAGCGCAAGGTCCGCCTCGCGATATCGAGCTGGTCGTCGAACTGCAACAGATTGAAATAGCTTTCGGCCACGCCGCTCACCAACTGCAGCACGACCGCCCGCCGGTTCTCTTCTTTAGAAAGGAGATCCGCACGGGCCGCTTCATTCGACCGCCGGATGCGCCCCCAAATATCCAGCTCCCACGACAAATTGCCTTGCAGATAGTAGTTGAACGGACTGGCGAATCCGGGAAACAGAAAGCTCGATTTCCGCCCGAGATTCGGTGCGCTGGCCGACGCCGTGATGTTGGGGAAGTAATCGGTTTTGGCGGTCAGCGCGCGGGCTTGGAATTCTTCGACGGCCGCCACCGCTTTTTGCAGATCCTTATTCTCGACCAGCGCGATCTTGATCAGCGCCTGCAGCTGCTCGTCTTTCAACAGTTCCCACCAGGCCAGATTCGCCAGCGACGGCGCGTCGGCAGGCGCTTCCGCCATTCGGAAGGCCTCCCCCGCGTCCATCTTAGGCCGCTCATAATCCGGCCCCACCGCGCAGGATGCGAACAGCAACGAAAATCCGATGACTAGTGGCTTACGCATGATGAGACTCATCCTCCGATGAAGGCAGTATGGGAACCGCTTCATGCTCCACCCCTTCGGATGCCCGACGTTTGGCCAACCGACGAGTGACAACATAAAAGAGCGGGACGAAGAAGATCGCCAGGAAGGTCGCCGCGAGCATGCCGCCCATGACTCCCGTGCCGATCGACTGGCGGCTGGAGGCACCGGCCCCCTGCGCCATGACCAGGGGAATCATCCCAAAGATAAACGCCATCGAGGTCATGATGATGGGACGGAATCGGAGTTTCGCCGCTTCCTTTGCCGCTTCCAGCAGCGGAACGCCAGCCTCATAACGAGAGTTGGCGAACTCGACGATCAGAATCGCGTTCTTCGCCGAGAGGCCGATCAAGGTCACCAGCCCGATCTGGAAGTAGACGTCGTTTTCGAATCCGCGCAGAAAGACGGCAACGAGCGCCCCGAAGATCGCAAACGGAACAGACAGAATCACGGCAAAGGGAACCACCCAGCTCTCGAACTGCGCGGCCAAGACCAGGAACACCATCAAGAGCCCGACCACGAACACGATATTGGACTGCCCGCCAACCCGGCGCTCCTGAAACGAAATGTTGCTGTAATCGATCGCATAGCCCTGCGGCGCCAGCACCTCTTTGCCGATGCGGTCCAGCGCTTCGAGCGCCTGTCCCGAGCTGTAGCCTGGGGCCGCCGCGCCCAGCACCAGCGCCGTATTGTAGCCGTTGAAGTGATTCACCGGATCCGGCCCGCTCTTATACTCCGGCGTCACAACCGTATCGAGCGTGATCATGTTCGCGCCTTGAGCGGTTTGCGCGCGCACATAGATCTTCGACAAATCTTGAGGGGTGGCCCGGTAGTCCGCCTCGGCCTCGGTCTGAACATGATACACGCGGCCGAATTTCACGAAGTCGTTGATATAGAAATTGCCGAAATAGGCCTGCAACGTATCAAAGATGTCGGAGATCGGAACCCCCAGCGCTTTGGCCCGTTCCCGGTTCACATTGACATACAGCCGGGGAGAGGACACGCGGAAATTCGTCCCGACCCGGCCGATCGCCGGGTCCTGCTGCGCCCGTTCGACGAACTGCTGCGCCACCGCGGCGAACTTCTTAAAGTCCCCGCTGCTGGGATCTTGCAACTGCGCGGAGAATCCCCCCACCGACCCCACACCTTGAATCGCCGGCGCATTGAAGGCCAGGATTAGCGCTTCGGGAATTTTGGCGAACTCCGCGTAGGCCGCGCCGACCAGCGCCTTGGCATGACTCTGCGGCTCGGGGCGCTCGTCCCAGCGCACGAGCGGCACAAACATGGTCGCCGCATTCGCCCCGCGTGTGCCGAACACAAAGTTCTGGCCGGACAAGGCATTGGTCGAGTTCACCGCGGGATTGCCTTGGAAATAGCGCTCGATCCGTTCGAGCACCGCATCGGTCCGTTGCTTCGACGCGCCGTCCGGCAACTGCGCCACCACAATGAAATACCCCTGGTCCTCTTCGGGAAGAAAACTCTTCGGCAAGGCCTTGAACAGCCCGGCGGACAAGACCAGCAGCACGCCGAAGAGCAGCATGACGAAGACCGGCCTGGCCAGAAACGAGCCGACCACGCGGGAAAATCCCCGTTCCGTGCGCCCGAAGTTCCGATCGAAGAAGGCCCAAAATCCGCCGCGCGCTTCATGTTGCGGGAGCAGCACCATCGCGCACAGGGCCGGGCTCAAGGTCAACGCCACAAACCCGGACACGGTCACCGAAATGGCAATCGTCGCGGCAAACTGTTTATAGAGCGCGCCGGTAATCCCGCCGACAAATCCGACCGGCACAAAGACCGAGACCAGCACCAGCACGATCGCGATGATCGGGGAGGTCACTTCGCTCATCGCCCGCTTGGCGGCGATCTTGGCCGAGACGCGGCCTTCGCGCATATGGCGCTCGACGTTTTCGACGACGACAATCGCATCGTCGACCACGATCCCGATGGCCAGGACCATTCCAAAGAGCGTGATGGTGTTGACGGAGAACCCCAAGGCAGAGAGCCCAATGAACGTGCCAATCAACGACACCGGCACCGCCACGGCGGGAATGATGGTGGCTCGCCAGCTCTGGAGAAACACATATACGACCAGGACCACGAGGACCATGGCTTCCGCCAGCGTCTTCACCACTTCCTTGATCGACACCTCGATGAATCGCGTCGTGTCGTAAGGAATGTCGTAGGACACGCCGGCCGGGAAGTTCTTGGCCAGCTCATCCATCTGCTCGCGGGCGCGGCGGATGGTATCCAGCGCGTTGGCTCCCGGCGAAAGGAACGTCAGAATAAAGGTCGTGGGAGTGCTGTTCCAGCGGCCTTCCAGCGAATAGGATTGGGCGCCCAGCTCGATGCGCGCGACGTCCTTGAGCCGCACCGTCGAGCCGTCCGGCAGGGCCCGCACGATCAGCTCCTCGAAATCCTTCACGTCGGTCAGCCGGCCTTTCGAGATGATCGGGATCGTCAGCTCGGTGCCTTTCGGCGCGGGTTCCCGTCCAACCGTCCCGGCGGGATAATCGCGGTTCTGCTCGCGGATGATCGCGGAGATGTCGCTCGGGATCAAGCCGAACTTCGCCATTTGCGGCGGATTGAGAATGATCCGCATACTGTAATTCTGCTGGCCGAACACCTCCGCGTCGCCTATGCCCTTGACCCGCTTCAGGTCGTCGACCACGCGCAGCGTGGCATAGTTCGAGAGAAACACGGCATCGTGGCGGGGATCGGTGGACTTCAGCACGATGACCGCCACGAGATCGGGGGACATCTTTTTGACGGACACGCCCTGGCGGATCACTTCCGTCGGCAGCTGCGGCTCCGCCAGCTTTTCACGGTTCTGGGTCTGCACTTGAGCAATGTCGGGGTTGGTTCCGATCTCGAACGTCAGCTTGATGGTCACATGGCCGTCGTTGCTGCTGGTCGACTCGAAATAGAGCAGATTGTCGATGCCGGGAAGCATCACCTCGATTGGACGGGCAACCGCTTCGGCGGCCACCTCCGCGCTGGCCCCCGGATAGTCGGCATCGATTTGCACCACCGGAGGGGTGATTTCAGGAAACTGCGCGATCGGCAAGAACTGCAGCGCGAGCAGGCCCATCACGACAATGACGATGGACACCACCGACGCCAGGATCGGCCGGTCGATAAAGACATGCGATGTCACAATTTATCCTTGTTTAGGAGTGGAGGGAACGGGATCGGTCTCCGGCTCCGCCGCCGATTTCCACGGGACCGCCTTGACCGGCGCGCCGGGACCGATCGTCATCAGACCGTTGACCACGACACGATCGCCGGCGCTCAATCCGCCATCGATCATCCATTGATCGCCCTTCCAGTTGGAGGCCACGACATCGCGGATCTGGACCTTTTCGTCCGAACCCACCACATACACGAAGGGGCCTTGCGGACCCTGCAGGACCGCGCGCTGGGGAATCAAAACGGCATCCGTCTTCGTATCTCCCGTAAAGCGCACCTTCACAAACTGGCCAGGCAGCAAGGATCGATCGGGATTGGGAAAGGTGATCCGGGTCTGGCGAGAACCGGTCTCGGTGCGCAACCCCGGCTCCAGCAGATCCAGCACGCCCTCATGGGGATAGGCCGTGTCGTCCATCATCGTGAGGCGGCCCCGCAACTGATAGGTGCCTGGATGATGGATTTTCTTCGTCTCGATATCGCGCCGCCGCTTCAAGATGAAGTTTTCCGGCACGTTCACTACGACGAACATCGGATCGACGCGATGGACCACCGTCAGCAAATCGGTTTGCGCCGAGACGAGGCGTCCTTCGTAATACCGGCTCCGCTCGATCAGCCCGCTGATGGGCGCCGTAATGAGTGTGTTGTCCAAATCGAATTGAGATTTGATCAGATCCGCTTTCGCGCCTTGGAGAGTGGCTTTCGCCGAAAGCTCCTGCGCCACGGCATCGTCGACATCTTTCTGACTCACCGCCTGGTCGGCCAGCAACGGCTTCACCCGTTCCAGATCCTGCTTGGCTTGAACCAGCTTGGCTTCCGCCTGGGCAATCTTGGCCTTCGCGCTGGCAACCGCCGCTTGAAACGGCACCGGGTCGATCTGATACAGCCGGTCGCCTTTCTTGACGTCCCGCCCTTCCGGGTAGAGCACCGCCTTGAGCAACCCCGTCACCTGGGAACGGATTTCAACCGGACGCGAGGCTTCCGCCTGGCCGATGAATTCCGGTTCATCCGGAACGGTCTGAGTCGTCACGGTGATGACTTCCACCTGGGCCATCGGCTGCGCCGGCGGAGCCGATCCGGCTTCCTCTTTGCAGCCGGATAGAGCGGCCAAGAGACACGAAAGCGCCAGCGCTGTTCGTATCGGTGGACGTAACATCATTGGAAATCTGGCTTCTGACGGCAACGGCATATGGTTCACCATGAATACGTTCTCCTGCGATTCTGACGCAATCTTAGTGGCCCGATGACCTGCTCCGCAAGGCGTCGAGCGCCATGACCGGCCAGCGGACAGTCACTGATTCGAGGAATTCTTCGCGATACGGTTCGACGGAGCGGATCGACCCGCCGACATAATGTCCTCCAAGACAGACCGGGAGCAACATCCGGCCACCAGCAATTCCGCTCCATGCAGCCACATCCTGCTCAAGAGCCCCTTTCCCGCTTGCTCGATGTATGTGACGCCCGTCAGGTCCACGACAAGAGAGTTCGTGCTCGATTCCTTGCCTTCTCGCCACACCCGCTCAAGCTCTTCCACCCACGGCCCGGCCAATCGCCCTTCCAGCACGAGTCTCGTCGAGTGTTCTGTGGTCTGTGGCGTAATCTTCAGCATCGCTTTGTCCTCACACTCCCATGTCCATGATCGCCACGGCCCGGCCGATCACAGGCGCCGGGCCCGCGCCGACAGCGCTGTGCTTCCGCCAGGCTTCAATCCCGCCGGCCAGCGGCCACACCCGCGTGAATCCCTGCTTGTGCAACAGCAGCGCGCCCTGAGCGCTCGCAAGATCGTTCGGGCATCCGCAATACAACACCACATCGCGATGGCGCGGCAGTTCAGAATGGCGGCGAACCAATTCGTCCAGCGACATCAAGACGGCGCTCGGGATCCCCGGTTCGGCCTCCGCACTCGCTCTCGACCGTACATCGATTAACAGGGGAGGCTCCTCCGCCAACAGCTTGTCCGTCAGCTGCTCGATCGTTACCCGCGGTACGCCGAGAAGCTGCCGGCGGCGCACGATGGCCTTGTACAGAATGTAGAACAGGACCGCGGCAAGGACCGCACCGGTCGCCGTCGGCGCAACCCGTTCCACGTAGGCGACGGCCTGTTCGAGTTGATCGCTGAAAATGGAGCCGATCACCAGACCGGAGCCAGCCCAGATCGTCGCGCCGAGGCCGTCGTAAAGGAGAAAAATCGGAGTGCCTAGCCCGACGATGCCGGCAAGGGATGGGGCAACCGTGCTCAACCCAGGAATGAACTTGGCCGCCATCAGCGAATGAGGGCCGTGCTTGATGAAAAAATCCTCCGTCTTTCTCACGCAGGTGTCTGGTTCCAGAGCAATGCGGCACAGCACATCGAGCACCCGGCGGCCCTGGCGGCGGCCCAATTCGAACCAGATCCAATCCGCCACGAGCGTGACCGCCACCGCGCCGCCGAGTGCGACCCAGAGATTCATGCGCCCCATGCCAGCCAATACTCCGGCTGCGATCAAGACTGGAAAAGCCGGCAAGGGAAAACCAATCTGCTCGATGAATACGACAGCGAACAGCACCAGCAATCCGTACTCTGTTAAAAACTGAATGGCTTCATTCATAACGTGCCTGCGATTCGTCTATTCGAACTTCCCTAATACATCGCAAAGGCTGTTCCGCCTAATCCTTGATCGATCGAAACCCATAACTCATTGTACTCAATGGAGATTTATCATTTGCCAGCGCAACAGCCAATGAACTGGCGAAACTCGGTCAGCCGATATTTCGGCACTCGCCGAAGTTTCGGCACGCCTCGACGTCGATCTCTCTTCGTCCTGGTTACAGAACCCTAGCTTGCTGAAGCCGCAAACTGTTCGACACCACGCTCACGGAACTAAACGCCATCGCCGCGCTGGCCAGAACGGGACTCAGCAACAGTCCGAATGCCGGATAGAGGACCCCTGCCGCAATTGGGATCCCGACGACGTTATAGACAAATGCCCAGAACAGGTTCTGCTTCATCACCCGCATTGTCCGGCGCGCCAGCAGAATCGTGGAGACGACCGCTCCCAGATCCGGCCGCATCAACGTGACGTCGCTGGCTTCCCGGGCAATGTCCGCTCCGGCCCCCACCGCAATGCCGACATCGGCTTGCGCCAGAGCCGGCGCGTCATTGATGCCGTCACCGACCATCGCCACTACTTCTCCGGCTTCCTGCAACCGTTTGATCTCCGCCACCTTGCCCTCCGGCAGCACGCCCGCCACGATCCGGCCGATCCCGGTCACTCGCGCCACGGCCTCCGCCGTCCCTTGATGGTCGCCCGTAAGCATGGCAACCGTGAGGCCCAGCCGCTTCAGCCGCTCGATAGTCTCCGGCGAGCCAGACTTCACCGCATCGGCAATGGCAATCACGGCTGCAAGCCGCCCGTCGATCGCGACATACACCGGCGTCTTGCCTGCCGTGGCAAATTGTCCAATCTTTTCTCCGGTAGCGCTCGTGTCGACCGAATAGTCCGTCATCAGCCTGGCATTGCCCACCGCTACCGCATGCCCTTCAACAACCCCGGCAACGCCGCGCCCGCTCAACGACTCGAACGACTCCACCATCGATGCGATGCCGGCTGAACGGTCTCTGGCATACCGCACGATCGCATCGGCGAGCGGATGTTCCGACAAGGCTTCCACAGCCGCAACTAGCCTCAATAAATTCGGTTCAGTCCAACGGGATGCCTCTTGCAGAACCACATCGGTGATAGATGGAAACCCCTCCGTCACCGTGCCGGTCTTGTCGAGGACGACGGTGGTGACTTGACTGGCTCGTTGCAACGCTTCTCCGCCTTTCATCAGGATGCCGAGTTGCGCGCCTTTCCCAGTCGCCACCATCACAGCAGTCGGGACGGCCAGGCCCATCGCGCAGGGGCAGGCGATAATCAAGACGGCTACCGCGGCGGCGAAGGCCCGGACCACCGGAGCCTGATCGGCGGCCAAAAACCAGGCCGTGAAGGTCGCCACCGCCAGAGACAACACCACCGGCACGAAAATCCCGCTCACCCGATCGGCCAGTTTCTGAATCGGGGCGCGCGAGCCCTGCGCTTCGCGCATCAGAGACATGATGTGAGCGAGCACGCTCTCGGCGCCGACCCTGGTGGCTCTGTAACGGATCGCCCCAGTCTTATTGATCGTGCCGCCGATCACGCGATCGCCTGCCCGTTTCGCGACCGGCAGCGGCTCGCCGGTCAGCATCGATTCGTCCACGGAGCCGTTCCCCGAGATCACATCGCCATCCACCGGAATACCCTCGCCGGGGCGGACCAAAATAATGTCTCCGGGACGGACCTCTTCAACCGGCACATCGGTATCAGCTTGCTCCCCGACAACCCGCGCCTGCTTCGGCTGGAGAGACGCGAGGCCCCGCAGGGCGAGGGAGGTCTGCCGTTTGGCTCGGGCTTCCAGCGCATTGCCCGTCAGGATCAGCGCGACGATCATGATGACGGCTTCATAATAAAGATCCGGCGCGACTCCGCGAGAAAGAAAGAACTCTGGTGCCAGCGTGGCAATGAGCGAATAGAGAAATGCGGCGGCAGTCCCCACCGCGACCAGCGTATTCATATCCGCCGCATGGTGGCGGAAGGCTGTCCAGGCCCGCACATAAAAATGCCGTCCTGCCCAGGCCATGACGAACAGCGTGGCCAAAAGCAGGGCAAGTGAGAGCAGGAGCGGCGGCACTGTAAACAGCCAGGGGGCCATCCACATCAAGATCGGAGACAGCGCCTCCACGGTCCATCGCATGACCGGGTCGTGAGCGGAGCCGGTCCCTCCCATCAGCGGCACCGACAACAGCATCGCCAAGAGGCCGATGACCCCGCTCACTGCCGCCTTCACTCGCAGGTTGCTGAACTCTTCTTCCTGCGCCGCATCGCGGGCATCTTGTTCTTCCCATGCAGTCCGGCCCGGCACAATACGCTCCACGTCGTACCCGGTGTCGCGCACCAGCGCGGCGAGCCTGTCCGGCGACGTGGCGGCCGGATCATAGGTCACGTCCGCGGTCTTCAAGAGCAGGTTGACCGAGGCGTCCAGCACCGCCGGTTCCTGCTCAAGCGTCCGTTGCACCCTGGCTTGGCAGGCTGCGCAGGTCATGCCTTCGATGGTGAAGCTCGCCCGCTTTCGCCCCGCCAGCCCCTCGCTCTTGGGCTGGCCCGTCTGCAACCCACGTGGCTTGGAGAGGAAAAAGTACCAGTTGATCCAGACGATGGCGGCAATGCCGACGCCGATCACGAGCCAATCTATCCTAGTCATGCGGCCCTCTCAGCGGCTCGGGCCTCATAGCCTGCCTGTTTCACTGCCTCGATAATTTCCGTCAGGGTCACGGCTTCCGGATCGTAGCTCAACCCAGCGTTGCCGACGGTCACCCGATGCGTTTGCACACCATTCAATCGCGCCAGGGCATTGCGCACCTGCCCGACACAATGCCCGCAGCTCATGCCATCGATCTTCAACGTTACGTCGTTCATGGTGTCCTCCTTCGGTGTTAGATTGGCCTCCCGGTGATCGAAAGGCCCTGTCATCTCACAGACGGAAGAGCAGGCCGATTATTACAGTGGAGAAATCGGAAGGAGAGAATATGGCTATGGCCGCGGGCCCAGGCGAAGCCGTGAAGAAAGGCAATGCCATCAGATTGGACAACATGATGGTAGGGGACAAGAAAGACTGGCGAGCGATTGAATCTGCGAAGAAGCTCAGTTTGGGCGGGAGATCCCCAGCTTCTGCATCTTGGATTGGAGCGTCGTGCGTTTCATGCCGAGCCTGACGGCGGCTCCCGATGAACCTCCGATGACCCACTGGGTTTCACGGAGCGTTTTCAGAATATGGTCCCGTTCCGCCTGTTCGAGCGTCGCCGTCCCGGATGGCGCCGCATGGTTCTGCGGCCGCTTCAATTCGGCGACTGGAACGAAGAGATCCGTCCCATGGGTCAGAATCACGGCGCGCTCGATGAAGTTTTCAAGCTCCCGCACATTGCCCGGCCAGGAATACCGCTGGAGCGCCTTCATGGATTCCGAGGGAATCGTCTCGACGCGCTTGCCCATGCGCAGCGCGAATTTCTGCGCGAAATGCCTGGTGAGCGCAGGAATGTCCTCCGCGCGCTCACGCAGCGGGGGCATCGTAATCGGAAACACATTGAGCCGGTAGTACAGATCGCTGCGAAAAGCCTTGTCCTCCGCCAGCTGCGCCAGATCGCGATTCGTCGCGGACAGCACGCGGACATTGACGCGAATGGTGCGGGTGCTCCCCAATCGCTCGAACTCCTGCTCCTGCAGCACGCGAAGCAGTTTCACTTGCAGCTCCAGAGGGATTTCACCGACTTCGTCGAGGAAGAGGGTGCCGCCGTCAGCCGATTCAAACCGGCCGATCTTCGTGGCAATCGCTCCAGTGAACGCCCCTTTTTCATGCCCAAAGAGCTCGCTTTCGAGCAGACCCGTCGGAATAGCCGCGCAGTTGAGCTTGACGAAGGCCCGCTCCCGCCGGGCGCTCAGATTGTGGAGCGCCCGCGCGACCAGTTCCTTTCCGCCGCCCGTTTCGCCCAGAATCAGCACAGTGGAATCGGTCGCCGCCACGGTCTTGACCTGATTCAACACCCGTTTTAGCGCGTGGCTGTCGCCGACGATTTCCTCGAAGTTGTACCCCGTCTGAATT
Proteins encoded in this region:
- a CDS encoding putative copper-transporting ATPase PacS (Evidence 3 : Putative function from multiple computational evidences; MaGe:77309567) → MTRIDWLVIGVGIAAIVWINWYFFLSKPRGLQTGQPKSEGLAGRKRASFTIEGMTCAACQARVQRTLEQEPAVLDASVNLLLKTADVTYDPAATSPDRLAALVRDTGYDVERIVPGRTAWEEQDARDAAQEEEFSNLRVKAAVSGVIGLLAMLLSVPLMGGTGSAHDPVMRWTVEALSPILMWMAPWLFTVPPLLLSLALLLATLFVMAWAGRHFYVRAWTAFRHHAADMNTLVAVGTAAAFLYSLIATLAPEFFLSRGVAPDLYYEAVIMIVALILTGNALEARAKRQTSLALRGLASLQPKQARVVGEQADTDVPVEEVRPGDIILVRPGEGIPVDGDVISGNGSVDESMLTGEPLPVAKRAGDRVIGGTINKTGAIRYRATRVGAESVLAHIMSLMREAQGSRAPIQKLADRVSGIFVPVVLSLAVATFTAWFLAADQAPVVRAFAAAVAVLIIACPCAMGLAVPTAVMVATGKGAQLGILMKGGEALQRASQVTTVVLDKTGTVTEGFPSITDVVLQEASRWTEPNLLRLVAAVEALSEHPLADAIVRYARDRSAGIASMVESFESLSGRGVAGVVEGHAVAVGNARLMTDYSVDTSATGEKIGQFATAGKTPVYVAIDGRLAAVIAIADAVKSGSPETIERLKRLGLTVAMLTGDHQGTAEAVARVTGIGRIVAGVLPEGKVAEIKRLQEAGEVVAMVGDGINDAPALAQADVGIAVGAGADIAREASDVTLMRPDLGAVVSTILLARRTMRVMKQNLFWAFVYNVVGIPIAAGVLYPAFGLLLSPVLASAAMAFSSVSVVSNSLRLQQARVL
- a CDS encoding Heavy metal-binding protein (MaGe:77309568), giving the protein MNDVTLKIDGMSCGHCVGQVRNALARLNGVQTHRVTVGNAGLSYDPEAVTLTEIIEAVKQAGYEARAAERAA
- a CDS encoding Efflux transporter outer membrane subunit (MaGe:77309562) — translated: MRKPLVIGFSLLFASCAVGPDYERPKMDAGEAFRMAEAPADAPSLANLAWWELLKDEQLQALIKIALVENKDLQKAVAAVEEFQARALTAKTDYFPNITASASAPNLGRKSSFLFPGFASPFNYYLQGNLSWELDIWGRIRRSNEAARADLLSKEENRRAVVLQLVSGVAESYFNLLQFDDQLDIARRTLRSWEESVRIAQARLKQGMTSRLDTDQFDAERANAAARAAELERQMVQAENQLSVLLGRKPFAIPRGRLLNDQMVPPSVPAGLPSELLQRRPDLLDAEQQLAAATARIGAAKAERFPKFTLTGLLGAASPQLSKLFEDPASFGVGGMGLAAPLLNASVLGFQQEAIEAQARQALAQYEKTVLTAFREVEDSLVAVRTARVQSEAQMQQVAALQSALKLADLRYKGGLANYLDVQVARRNLFEAELALTATRRLHVVSVVQLYKALGGGWSPEMDRKPESGKS
- a CDS encoding Efflux transporter periplasmic adaptor subunit (MaGe:77309564), encoding MVNHMPLPSEARFPMMLRPPIRTALALSCLLAALSGCKEEAGSAPPAQPMAQVEVITVTTQTVPDEPEFIGQAEASRPVEIRSQVTGLLKAVLYPEGRDVKKGDRLYQIDPVPFQAAVASAKAKIAQAEAKLVQAKQDLERVKPLLADQAVSQKDVDDAVAQELSAKATLQGAKADLIKSQFDLDNTLITAPISGLIERSRYYEGRLVSAQTDLLTVVHRVDPMFVVVNVPENFILKRRRDIETKKIHHPGTYQLRGRLTMMDDTAYPHEGVLDLLEPGLRTETGSRQTRITFPNPDRSLLPGQFVKVRFTGDTKTDAVLIPQRAVLQGPQGPFVYVVGSDEKVQIRDVVASNWKGDQWMIDGGLSAGDRVVVNGLMTIGPGAPVKAVPWKSAAEPETDPVPSTPKQG
- a CDS encoding Rhodanese domain-containing protein (MaGe:77309566), which translates into the protein MNEAIQFLTEYGLLVLFAVVFIEQIGFPLPAFPVLIAAGVLAGMGRMNLWVALGGAVAVTLVADWIWFELGRRQGRRVLDVLCRIALEPDTCVRKTEDFFIKHGPHSLMAAKFIPGLSTVAPSLAGIVGLGTPIFLLYDGLGATIWAGSGLVIGSIFSDQLEQAVAYVERVAPTATGAVLAAVLFYILYKAIVRRRQLLGVPRVTIEQLTDKLLAEEPPLLIDVRSRASAEAEPGIPSAVLMSLDELVRRHSELPRHRDVVLYCGCPNDLASAQGALLLHKQGFTRVWPLAGGIEAWRKHSAVGAGPAPVIGRAVAIMDMGV
- a CDS encoding hypothetical protein (Evidence 4 : Unknown function but conserved in other organisms; MaGe:77309565); the protein is MLKITPQTTEHSTRLVLEGRLAGPWVEELERVWREGKESSTNSLVVDLTGVTYIEQAGKGLLSRMWLHGAELLVAGCCSRSVLEDIMSAGRSAPSNRIAKNSSNQ